The segment AGTTTCGATCTCTTCTAACAAGTCGATTTCGAATATAACTTAAAGCAGGGACACCATTTTTATCTACATTAAGATTGTAATACATTGTAACGGAGTCTACATTCTTATTTAGTGTGGCTTTTAAGGTCTTTAATTTTTCTTGATCTTCCTTTGATATTATGTCATCTGCATCTAGATAAAATATATATTCTTTAGTTGCCTTACTGAAAGAGAAATTTCTAGCTGCTGCAAAATCTTGAATCCATTTAAAATAATAAATTTTATCTGTAAATTTTTTTGCAATTTCAATAGTTTTATCTTTAGAGCCTGTGTCGACTATTATTATTTCATCTACAATGTCTTTAGCACAGTTTAAACACCTTTCTAAAACAGATTCTTCATCTTTTACAATCATACATAGACTTATACTTATTCCTTTTCCCATAATATGAATCCCCCAGTTTATTATTTTGAATATATATATATTTACTCAATTTACATAATATGAAGATAAAAAAATTTTGATACTACATTATAATAGACAAGCACACTAATTTATGCTATTATAAACAATGGCGATGGAGTTCGCCTTTAAATGCGTAAAGCTGATGACTCCTACAGATTAACTATATCTTTGTTAATTTGTAGGAGTATTTTATTATGTTTTTAATTGATTTTTCATTTGTTTAAACAATAATAAAAGAAAGGAATTAAATTATGCGTAAAAAAGTATTATATTATGCAAGTAAGTTTAACAGTGTAGCTATAGGATTATCATTTTTAAAGTGGGTGTTTATAGGAAGTATTGTAGGTCTATTTACTGGAGCTGCTGGAGCTTTATTTTTAAAAAGTCTAGAAGTAGCAACCAGTCTTAGGATTAAGTATACCTGGCTTCTTTTTGTCTTCCTTTTGGAGGAGCAATTGTTAGTTTCTTATATATAAAGTATGGTAAAAATTCTATTAAGGGAAATAACTTAATTATAGAAAAAATTAATGATGAGACTCAAGAACTTCCAGTGCGCATGGCGGTACTGGTATTTCTAGGAACTGTTGTTACACATTTATTTGGTGGTTCAGCAGGAAGAGAGGGTACGGGGGTTCAAATTGGTGCTAGTATAGCTGAAGGAGTAAGTAGAGTTTTAAAGCTAGACAAGTTTGATACTAAAATAATACTTGTATCAGGTATTGGAAGCGGTTTTGCTTCAGTTTTTGGAACACCACTTGCAGGAACTTTGTTTGGACTTGAAATGAACAGCATTGGAACTATTAATTATCACGCTTTAATTTCATGTTTTACTGCAAGCATGGTTGGAAATATGGTAACTACATCCCTTGGAATTCATCATTCACATTATAAAATTTTAGGAATTCCCGAAGTAAATTATATTATATTAATTAAGATAGTAGTATGTGCAGTTATATTTGGGTTAACTAGTAGATTGTTTAGTAGATCTATTGGAATATTAAAGAGTTTTTTGGGAAAAAAGTTAAGAGCCCAGTTTTAAAAAGTGCAATTGGAGGAACAATTGTTATAATATTAGTGTATATTTTTAGAACTAGAGAATTTTTAGGGCTAAGTATACCACTTATGTCAGAGGCTTTTACAAGTAGAGTTCATCCTTTAACTTTTTTAGGAAAAATACTCTTTACTTCTGTAACTTTGGGAACTGGTTTTCAAGGAGGAGAAGTTACACCCTTATTTGTTGTAGGGTCAACTCTTGGAAATGCTTTATCAGGTTTTTTTAATATGTCACCTTCTTTTTTAGCATCCCTTGGCCTTGTGGGTGTTTTTGCAGGAGCTACTAATGCTCCTATGGCATCATTTGCACTAGGTATTGAGATGTTTGGAGCAAAGGGTGCTTTACTTATGTTTATGGTATGTATAGTTAGTTATGTATTCTCTGGACATACAGGAATATATACTTCACAAAAAGTTGTCATAAGTAAAAGTAGGTTGATTGAAATTCCTTTGAATTCTACCCTTTCTTACCTAAATATAAGTAAAAAAGAAAAAACAAAAGATGTAAAGTAAGATAAATTGGAATGATTTAAAACAAATAAGAAATAAAATAAGGCAGTAATTTCATATTAAAATGAAATCACTGCCTTTAAATTTATAGCATTTTATTGTACAAGATTTAAAATTGAATCGTCCTCTGAAAAAGTACTTGTATTATATAAAATTAAAGTATCAGTTATGCCATTATCTTCTATTAAACTCTGTATATTGTCATTGTAATATCTTAAATCAACTACAACAATATCACTATAATGAGAAGTTAAAAATGGTATAAAAGAGTTTGCATAAGAGTCTTTTATAATTAACAATTTTTTATTAGAAAGACTTTCAGTTTCTATTTTTAGTATGGGATGATTACCATCTGTAAATAATGAGTATTTATCCTTTGTGTTTAACTTATGGGCGCTATAAAGGCTTACACCTTTCTTTTTTTCCTCAATATAATTTACAATAAGGTTTTCTTCATTTTTAGGAAGAAACACACTTATTCTATCTGGAGAAATATTTTTAATTCCAGATTTAGAATAAAGGGTACCGTAAAAATTATTACTAACTTCTTCTATATTATATTGATTTTTTAGTTTAGGTGTAATATTTAATTTTTTACAAAATTCTAAATATGCATAATAAGCGCCTTCAGTAGTCCAGTGATGGTCAGTTTTATAGTATATGTATTTGTCTTTATTCTGGTTTAGAATATTAAAAGCATTTATTTTATTAACATTATTAGGTAAATAACTATAAAAATTGTTTATGTAGTTCAACTCATCGTAAGAAGGAGCAAAAGCAGGGAGTTTATCCTTTAAAACTTTTATTTTTGTAGGTATTATCATAATACTGTTAGTTAAATCTTTATTTTTTTCATAAAAACTTTTAATTGCCTTTGATTTTTCTAAAGCATTTTCCTTATTAGGTTTTTTAAATTTGTCTATTAAATAGTCGTCACTGCATATGTAAATATCATTATTTTCCTTTTTCCCAGAAAATCTTTCAACAGATGACTTTATATTTACCCAAAAATTTCTTAGAAAAAACTGATCTGACACATAAGATTCATATTTCTTAGTATAATCACTGTGCATTAGATTTTCCATAGAAAATTTAGGCCTAGTGTTTAGAGTACGGTTTTCTTCACTAGAGAATGTTTTATCTTTACTTATAATATTTATAATAAATATTATAAAAATAAAAAGTAAAAAGATTATAGGTAAAAATTTGTTTTGATCATTGTTAAATGATTTTTTCTTAAAATTCATAAATTTTATCACCCTTGCATATTGTATTTACTATATAAATTAAAATCTAAAGTATAAAAATGGGTTGAAACTTTGATTTACTAAATAAGCTGTAGATAAAAATAATATTGCACATAAAGTTAAATTAATAAATAAGACAACTTTAAAATTTCTTGTTTGTTTTAGTTTTGTATATAATTCACTTACTAAAGGAGTTGCACATAATATTCCAATTATAAGTAAGAAAAAATTTGTATAAAAATAATAAATAAAAGTTTTATCAATAAAAGGATTGCCTTTAAATCCAAACATCACTTTTAAGTAGCTAAAGGCAAGACCTAGTTTATCTATGTCAAAGAATACCCATCCAATAATTACAACTAGTATAGTGTATAAATTGGAAATAAATTTAAGTGGACCTTTAAGAAATCTTCCTAAAAAGATTTTTTCTAAAAATATAAAGAATCCAAAATATAATCCCCAAAATACAAAATTCCAACTAGCTCCATGCCATAAACCAGTAGTAAACCAAACAATAAATAAATTTCTAAATTGAGTTATTAAATTAACACGATTTCCTCCTAGTGGTATATAAATATATTCTCTAAACCATTGACCTAAAGATATATGCCACCTTCTCCAAAACTCACTTACGCTTTTTGCTATGTATGGATAATTGAAGTTTTCCATAAATTCAAATCCAAACATTTTACCAAGACCAATTGCCATATCTGAATATCCACTAAAGTCAAAGTAAATTTGAAGAGTAAAGGCAATTATACCAAGCCAGGAGGACAAAATAGATAAACTCGAAATATCTAAAGATTTTATATTAGTCCATATAATACCTATGTTATTTGCAATCAAAACTTTTTTTCCAAGACCTATAATGAATCTCTCAATACCTTCACTAAATTTATATAGTGATCTTTTTCTGTTCTTTAATTGATAATTTATATCGCTATATTTTACTATAGGACCAGCTACCAGTTGGGGAAACATAGTTACATATACTCCAAAGTTAATAATATTTCTTTGAACTTCAACTTTGTCTAAATATACATCTATTACATAAGACAAAATTTGAAAGGTGTAAAAGGATATTCCCATAGGAAGAGGAATTTTTTCTACAATTATGTTTAAACCTAGTAGCATGTTTAAATTATCTATTATAAATGAAAAATATTTAAAAAAAGCTAACATCCCTAAGTTTATTGCTAAAGTCACAATAAAAATATTTCTAGAAATATTTTTATTATATCTAAAGTTATGTATAAATAAGGTCATTATGTAATTTAAAATAATACTAAATACCATAAGCAGGATGCATATAGGTTCACCCCAAGCATAAAAGATTAAGCTTGCTATTAGTATAGTTAAATTTTTTAATTTTTTAGGTGAAATGTAATATAAAAATATGGTGATTGGCAAAAATAAAAATATAAAGATTAAACTGCTGAAAACCAATTGTAGTCACTCCAAACTGTATTTTATTTAAAACTTTTATTTATATCTGTCATTATCTTATCTGGATTTTTTGATATAACCAGTATTGCATATTTTCCTCTAATTTTAAAAATATGGTTTTCTAATATTTGATACTCATCCGGAGCATAATTCTTAAAAGAGCTTGATTGTTTTTCTATTCTTGCGTTAACAAGTTCTTTTAAATATTCAATATCATCTTGATTTTTAACTTTCATGATAAGTAATTCATTTGCCTGCATATTAGTTTTCGGGGCGTAGAAAATAAAATCTTCAAGTTTATTAAAATTAATGCCGTAGAGCTTTCTTAGTTTAAATTTATCAGATTTAACCATAGCAGATAAATCTGAGTTTTTTTAACATTTGTTATTATGTCAGAAATTTTAGGAGACTTAACTTCTGTAAAAGAGTAGCCTAAAATTAACACTGAAATAAATACAAATGAAAATAGTATTATGGAAACTAAATTATTTTTTTTATAAGTTCTGATTGCCATTGATTCATCATCCTGTTCGTAATAATACTTATTTTTGTTGTAAATTACATAAATACTATATATTACAAAATTCCCTTTAAGTAATCTAGTAATGTATTATAAAATTTAACATTAAAATGTATTCCATCCGGCTCATACAAATAATCTTTATTTCTGTATACCGATGTTATATCTATAAATTTAGCATTTTCGCTAAGTGCAATATTTTTTAAAGTGTTAGAAAATGATTCAACTCTTTCATCAGAAAGCATAGGCCTTTTGCTCTCAGTTTTTGCTTGCACATGAGTTATAGATAAAATATATATTTCTGAGTTTGGGAGTACTTCTTTAATCTTTTTAACAAAAATTGTATAATTTCGTTGGTATTCATCTATGCTTTTAAAGCGTTCTAAGTCATTCAGACCATAAAGCAAAAATATTCTTTTGGGATTTAAATTCGCTAATTGGGGTATAGAATTTTTTGCTTGAACTATATTTTGCCCTTTTTTAGCTAAAACAGAAGAAGGATTTAAAAGACTATAAAAATCTAAAGCTTCTGTTATAGAATCACCCATAAAAACTGAATCTTCAAAATAAGTTTTATTACTGACATCTTTATTTTTATCGCTTTTTGAAGGAACTTCTTTGTTATTTGGTTCTTCGATTTTGCTAGAATCTTCTTTTTCTACTGGTTCTACTGGTTCTACTGGTTCTTGTGATTTCGATATTTTCTTTTCTACAGTATCAATATTTCTAGTTTCTAATTTTTTTAAATTTGAATAATTTTTTTCGATTAATTCTTGTTCTTTTTTGTTATTTATTTTAGATTTCACTATTTTAATAACAAATGTTGTTAATAGTATTAACAAAATAATTAAAAATAATTTCAAAATTTTTCTCTTTTTTTCCGTGAATATTTGCGCCTTTTAAAATTAAGTTTATCCATAATTTTACCTCATTATATATTATTTGATACAATCCATGTTAAATTATACAACATTTTAGCCTTCTTTGTTGTGAATTTATATTAAATTTTTATGGTAATTTTCATTTTCTTTTTTTATATAACTTCAAACTAAATATAAAGCTTCAATATTATATTATTTACCTGTATATTATTAATATTATAAAATTTAAAAGAAATTTGGTTACAAAGATATTAAAGATAGTAACAAAATGTTTTCTACTATAGTAATTATATTTATTACAGGAAATTTAAAAAAATACTGATTTTTTTGCAAATTATTTATTGTTATAGAAGATTATATTTGGTAATATATAAGTGTGCATTAAGTGTTTTGTTGCCCAGGGTGGGAGTGAAAACATCCCACTGGGTCAAAAACATATCATTAAGTTAAAAATACTTTAATTAAATAAATAAGGCTTTAATAGCAATAATTATTAACCATAGGAAGGAGAATAAAATATGATTTATTCAACAGAAGTTGAGAGAATGTGCCCTATAACTAAAGGAGCAAACCATCAATCAGCTCCAATACCAGAAGAAGGAAAATGGGTTCGCGCAAAAGAAGTAAAAGACATATCAGGTTTAACACATGGTATAGGTTGGTGTGCTCCACAGCAAGGTGCTTGCAAACTTACTTTAAATGTTAAAGAAGGTATTATTCAAGAAGCACTAGTTGAGACTATAGGATGTTCAGGAATGACTCACTCTGCAGCTATGGCATCAGAAATACTTCCAGGAAAGACAATTCTTGAAGCATTAAACACTGATTTAGTTTGTGATGCTATAAATACAGCAATGAGAGAATTATTTTTACAAATAGTATACGGTAGAACTCAAACTGCTTTCTCAGAAGGTGGACTACCTATAGGAGCAGGTCTTGAAGATTTAGGAAAAGGATTAAGAAGCCAAGTTGGTACTATGTACGGAACTAAGGCTAAGGGAACTAGATACTTAGAAATGGCTGAAGGATATGTTACAGATATAGCTTTAGATGAAAACAGTGAAGTTATAGGATACAAATTCGTTCACCTTGGAAAAATGATGGAAATGATAGGAAAAGGTATGGATGCTAACGAAGCAAAAGAAAAAGCTACTGGTCAATATGGTAGATTTGATGAAGCTGTAAAAGTTATTAATCCAAGACAAGAATAATATAGAGGGAGGACGATGGAAATGGCATTATTTGAAAGTTATGAAAGAAGAATTGATCAAATAACACCTGTACTTGAAAAGTATGGTATGAAAACTATAGAAGATGCTAAAGCTGTATGTGATGAAAAAGGAATAGATGTTTATAACATAGTTAAGTCAACACAACCAATATGTTTTGAAAATGCATGTTGGGCATACATTTTAGGAGCTGCTATTGCAATAAAAAAAGGATGTAAAAAGGCTGCTGAAGCTGGAGAAGCTTTAGGAGAAGGACTTCAAGCTTTTTGTATTCCAGGATCTGTTGCAGATGACAGAAAAGTTGGTATAGGTCACGGAAACTTAGCTGCTATGCTACTTAGAGAAGAAACTAAATGCTTTGCTTTCTTAGCAGGACATGAGTCTTTTGCTGCAGCTGAAGGTGCTATAAAAATAGCAGAAAAAGCTAACAGAGTAAGAAAAGAGCCATTAAGAGTTATATTAAATGGTCTTGGAAAAGATGCAGCTTATGTAATTTCAAGAATTAATGGTTTTACATATGTTGAGACAAAATTCGATTATTATACAGGAAAATTAGACGTAGTTAGAGAAGTCCCATTCTCAAAAGGACCAAGAGCTAAGGTTAAATGCTATGGTTCAGATGACGTTAGAGAAGGTGTTGCAATAATGCATAAGGAGGGAGTTGACGTATCAATAACTGGTAACTCAACTAACCCAACAAGATTCCAACATCCAGTTGCAGGAACATACAAAAAAGAATGTATTGAGCAAGGTAAAAAATACTTCTCAGTTGCTTCAGGTGGTGGTACTGGAAGAACTCTTCACCCAGATAACATGGCAGCAGGTCCAGCTTCATATGGTATGACAGATACTATGGGAAGAATGCACTCAGATGCTCAGTTCGCAGGTTCATCATCAGTTCCAGCTCACGTTGAAATGATGGGACTTATCGGAATGGGTAACAACCCAATGGTTGGAGCTTCAGTTGCAGTAGCAGTTGCTGTTGAAGAGGCTATGAATAAATAAAGTATCTAATATCCAACAACAATAAAGTCATGTTACAGTTAATAAACTTGTGTTACTGATAATAAAGTTGTGTTAAAGGCTGAGCAGCCATGAAGGGTTTCCCCTTCACTAACTGCTCAGCCTTTTTATTTCCCCGCCTTTACGCTTTAGATACCAGCCCCCTGCCTGTGCACTTGGTTTTTGGAAAAAACAAGGGACGGTTAACATTTTTTAATTGTAAAATATATTAAAAAGTTGTTAACCGTCCCTAATTATAAAGTACTAATTGTTTCGAGGTAAAGCATAAAATTAATAAGGCTAGATAATAAAAGTTTTAGTAAGAACTTTTATCTAATTAGAAATATAAAGTGGATGTGATTTTGTGTTAAAAAATGAAAAATATAAAAATGAATCTATGAGATTAGAGCCAAGGAAAAAATTAGTTTTCTTTGTAAAGCAAGGGCTGGACAATTTTCTTACGGATATTATAAGAAATCTATCTTTGAAGTATGACACAAAAAAATAATAGTAAGAAATTATAAAGAAATTGATGAAGGAATGAGATGGGCTGATATATGCTGGTTTGAGTGGTGTGATGATTTAATTGTTTATGGAAGCAAACAAAAACTTGCTAAAGAAAAGATTATTTTATGCAGATTGCATAGATACGAGTGTTTTACTAAGTATCCTAGAGAAGTATTTTGGGATAATGTAGACAAATTAATTTTGGTTACAGATCATTTGAAAAAATTATTGTCTTTGCAAATATATGATATTGAAAAAAGTAAATATCATAACCATTAAAAATGGTGTAGATATGGATAAATATAAATTATTAGAAAGAAAAACAGGTTTTAATGTTGCTTACGTTGGGTATATAAATGATAGAAAAAATCCAATATTACTACTTCAAATAATTAAAAAATTAGTAGAAAAAGACCAAAGATTTAAATTGTATGTAGCTGGGAGTTTTCAAAGTTTATTGATTAAAATTTATTGGAATTATGAAATAAAGAAAATGAATTTAGAAAATAACGTAGTTTTTGAGGGATGGCAAAAGGATATAAGTAATTGGTTAGAAGACAAAAATTATATCTTATCTTCTAGTATTCATGAAAGTTTTGGGTATGGAATAG is part of the Haloimpatiens sp. FM7315 genome and harbors:
- a CDS encoding DHHW family protein produces the protein MNFKKKSFNNDQNKFLPIIFLLFIFIIFIINIISKDKTFSSEENRTLNTRPKFSMENLMHSDYTKKYESYVSDQFFLRNFWVNIKSSVERFSGKKENNDIYICSDDYLIDKFKKPNKENALEKSKAIKSFYEKNKDLTNSIMIIPTKIKVLKDKLPAFAPSYDELNYINNFYSYLPNNVNKINAFNILNQNKDKYIYYKTDHHWTTEGAYYAYLEFCKKLNITPKLKNQYNIEEVSNNFYGTLYSKSGIKNISPDRISVFLPKNEENLIVNYIEEKKKGVSLYSAHKLNTKDKYSLFTDGNHPILKIETESLSNKKLLIIKDSYANSFIPFLTSHYSDIVVVDLRYYNDNIQSLIEDNGITDTLILYNTSTFSEDDSILNLVQ
- a CDS encoding MBOAT family protein, with protein sequence MVFSSLIFIFLFLPITIFLYYISPKKLKNLTILIASLIFYAWGEPICILLMVFSIILNYIMTLFIHNFRYNKNISRNIFIVTLAINLGMLAFFKYFSFIIDNLNMLLGLNIIVEKIPLPMGISFYTFQILSYVIDVYLDKVEVQRNIINFGVYVTMFPQLVAGPIVKYSDINYQLKNRKRSLYKFSEGIERFIIGLGKKVLIANNIGIIWTNIKSLDISSLSILSSWLGIIAFTLQIYFDFSGYSDMAIGLGKMFGFEFMENFNYPYIAKSVSEFWRRWHISLGQWFREYIYIPLGGNRVNLITQFRNLFIVWFTTGLWHGASWNFVFWGLYFGFFIFLEKIFLGRFLKGPLKFISNLYTILVVIIGWVFFDIDKLGLAFSYLKVMFGFKGNPFIDKTFIYYFYTNFFLLIIGILCATPLVSELYTKLKQTRNFKVVLFINLTLCAILFLSTAYLVNQSFNPFLYFRF
- a CDS encoding GDSL-type esterase/lipase family protein, translated to MKLFLIILLILLTTFVIKIVKSKINNKKEQELIEKNYSNLKKLETRNIDTVEKKISKSQEPVEPVEPVEKEDSSKIEEPNNKEVPSKSDKNKDVSNKTYFEDSVFMGDSITEALDFYSLLNPSSVLAKKGQNIVQAKNSIPQLANLNPKRIFLLYGLNDLERFKSIDEYQRNYTIFVKKIKEVLPNSEIYILSITHVQAKTESKRPMLSDERVESFSNTLKNIALSENAKFIDITSVYRNKDYLYEPDGIHFNVKFYNTLLDYLKGIL
- a CDS encoding iron-sulfur cluster assembly scaffold protein; this encodes MIYSTEVERMCPITKGANHQSAPIPEEGKWVRAKEVKDISGLTHGIGWCAPQQGACKLTLNVKEGIIQEALVETIGCSGMTHSAAMASEILPGKTILEALNTDLVCDAINTAMRELFLQIVYGRTQTAFSEGGLPIGAGLEDLGKGLRSQVGTMYGTKAKGTRYLEMAEGYVTDIALDENSEVIGYKFVHLGKMMEMIGKGMDANEAKEKATGQYGRFDEAVKVINPRQE
- a CDS encoding GGGtGRT protein is translated as MALFESYERRIDQITPVLEKYGMKTIEDAKAVCDEKGIDVYNIVKSTQPICFENACWAYILGAAIAIKKGCKKAAEAGEALGEGLQAFCIPGSVADDRKVGIGHGNLAAMLLREETKCFAFLAGHESFAAAEGAIKIAEKANRVRKEPLRVILNGLGKDAAYVISRINGFTYVETKFDYYTGKLDVVREVPFSKGPRAKVKCYGSDDVREGVAIMHKEGVDVSITGNSTNPTRFQHPVAGTYKKECIEQGKKYFSVASGGGTGRTLHPDNMAAGPASYGMTDTMGRMHSDAQFAGSSSVPAHVEMMGLIGMGNNPMVGASVAVAVAVEEAMNK